In one Mastacembelus armatus chromosome 19, fMasArm1.2, whole genome shotgun sequence genomic region, the following are encoded:
- the LOC113135450 gene encoding glycylpeptide N-tetradecanoyltransferase 2-like, whose protein sequence is MTDSNSDKKLTEAASGRLKNRKKKQRKEDAWRPGGPRDPFAMLDSLPEKKQQEIQRALHLFSLGQSLPKTLQEAKQHTYRFWDTQPVVKFGDSITTHGPVVEREAAVCKKPYPLPEGFSWDTLDLSSPTVLIELCTLLNQNYMEEDDNTIRFNFSPEYLQWALQPPNWLPQWHCGVRVDTNKKLVGFIAAVPADVRVYEMQKQMVQVKFLCVHKKLRLKRMTPVLIRELTRRVNQQDFYQAVYTAGIVLPTPLSSCRYWHRALNPRKLIEVNYPGLRQTMNLQRARKFNHLPEVTKTPGLRPMRKEDIEGVHSLLQTNLCRFHLSPILSLQEAQHWLLPQENLIDTYVVEGNGGTLTDVVSFYSVSSRVLNHPVHTGLRAAHLFYVASTATDAVDLMEDTLVLAKSKNFDIFYALDVMENKGFLEKLKFSISDRSLHYYLYNWMCPNMSPDKVGLVFPD, encoded by the exons ATGACTGATTCAAACTC TGACAAGAAGCTAACAGAGGCTGCAAGTGGcagattaaaaaacagaaaaaagaagcaaaggAAGGAAGATGCCTGGAGGCCAGGGGGACCCAGAGACCCATTTGCTATG CTGGACTCTCTGccagaaaaaaagcagcaggagaTACAGCGAGCCCTCCACCTTTTCTCACTTGGGCAAAGTCTGCCCAAAACCCTGCAGGAGGCCAAGCAACACACATACCGATTCTGGGACACACAGCCTGTAGTCAAATTTG GTGACAGTATTACGACTCATGGCCCAGTAGTAGAGAGGGAAGCCGCTGTCTGTAAGAAACCTTACCCTCTACCCGAAGGCTTTTCCTGGGACACTCTCGACCTGAGCAGTCCCACAGTG CTGATAGAGTTATGCACTCTGCTAAATCAGAACTACATGGAAGAAGATGACAACACTATCAGATTTAACTTCTCTCCAGAGTATCTGCAATG GGCTTTACAACCCCCTAACTGGCTGCCTCAGTGGCACTGTGGAGTACGAGTAGACACCAATAAGAAGTTAGTTGGCTTCATTGCTGCTGTTCCTGCAGATGTCCGAGTATACGAGAT GCAGAAGCAGATGGTGCAGGTCAAATTCTTGTGTGTGCATAAGAAGCTGCGTCTCAAACGCATGACTCCGGTTCTGATCCGAGAGCTCACCAGGAGGGTCAACCAGCAGGACTTCTACCAGGCTGTCTACACAGCTGGCATAGTGCTGCCCACACCACTGAGCTCCTGCAG ATACTGGCACCGTGCTCTGAATCCCCGAAAGCTGATAGAGGTCAACTACCCTGGTCTGAGACAGACCATGAACCTGCAGAGAGCTCGCAAATTCAACCATCTCCCTGAG GTGACAAAGACGCCTGGTCTGCGCCCTATGCGCAAAGAAGATATTGAAGGAGTACACTCATTACTCCAAACAAACCTCTGCAGGTTTCACCTCAGCCCCATCCTGTCACTGCAGGAAGCACAGCACTGGCTGTTACCACAAGAGAATCTGATTGACACCTATGTGGTGGAG GGGAATGGTGGGACACTGACAGATGTGGTGAGTTTCTATAGCGTCTCCTCCAGGGTGCTGAATCACCCAGTTCACACTGGCCTGAGAGCAGCTCATCTCTTTTACGTTGCCTCTACTGCCACGGACGCAGTCGACCTGATGGAGGACACACTGGTCCTGGCTAAATCT aaaaattTTGACATCTTCTATGCACTCGATGTGATGGAGAACAAGGGATTCCTGGAGAAGCTCAAGTTCAGCATCAGTGACAGGAGCCTTCATTACTACCTGTACAACTGGATGTGTCCTAATATGAGCCCAGACAAG GTGGGCTTGGTGTTTCCTGACTAA